TTCTGTCTGAGATCCTGTGATTTTGTGATGTAAAATGAAAGTGACAATACATTAAAAAGTTGGCCATCTCTGGATTtccaataaaaagaaagttattgTGTTTCTAGACTTCTGTTAGCAAAACCTTCATGAGTTTCTTAGTCATACAACTGCATagcaagaaattttttaaaaaattatttgggaTCAAGCTGAAGGTTAAGGATTTCCCCCACCTCACCTCAGCCAAAATAAGGTCAAGGTTGCTTTCAAGGGTTTCTTTATGGAAAGAAACACTCTCTGGCCCTTCCCAGCTCTAtgtactttcttccttctcccaacaCCAGTGCTAAGAAAGAGAActgatttataaaaaaaaaacttgccctGGAGAACAATATGACACTGATTTTATTGAACAGAATTACAAGGTTAGCAAAATGTAGTGGAAAGATCCCTGAATTGGGAGTTAAGATACCTGGGTTGGAGTCACTGGCACTCTGCCACTGTGTgaacatggacaaatcacttttctactctctctggacttcagcttTCTTGTTGTGTAAAATAATGAAGTTTGATTAGATAATtttcaagatcccttccagctctaggagtctattatttcattaattttggTGCTGAATTTTCTAAACATACCCTAAATATTGTAGCCACTGATACATTATTACCCTTTGCcatcaaatatatagaaatatacaatTTGCATTTAGAGTGCATTAAAAATAGAGCAGAGATGAATTTAAATCCCTCCTTAGCCACTTGCTACCTATGTAAGCttaagtgagtcacttaaccccactgggcctcagtttcctcatatgtaaaatgagagggttacactagatgatctctgaggtctatTCCATTCCTAAAACTATGATCCCATAAAGTGACAATTCTGAAGTAAGGGGAATAGCAGTTGGTCGTCCAGAGTTAACAGAAAACACCAGAAATTTCTCCCCACTTCTTATACCAATTAAAAATTCATTGGGTTAAATGAAGGTCTGTAAATACAAATGCCCTCTGGTAAAGTTGACTATATGCCATTTTATTGTGAGTTATATTAATCAGATAATCTGACCTCTAACTTCTAGCTAAAAACAGTAAGCTGTTAGAACTTATTAagacaacaaatattttttaagcatctactctgcACAATCTGGGATTGGTacaaaatttagagaaaaaaaatttactgcCCTTACAGAATGGAAATTTTGGTGGAAGAAAAGGGATAATGCTGAAACTTATAACATTTCCAGAGAGCAAAGGCAAGAGGGGAATGCTACAATGGTGATACTTTAGACAACCAAAGACAGCGTGAGGAATCCGGGAGCATTGGAAactgaaataaaagggaaagaggcTAGAAAAAAGTGGAGAAATGAAGCTGAAAGGACACCCGCTATCAACTTCTATCTACCTTCCATTTTTGCCCGGGTCCTTTTGGTCTATATAACACCAAAAAGCTTCTGTAAGGATGAACTAACTCTTTTCAAGATTTGCTGGATGTATCTGCACAAGGCCAAGAATGTGGCTCAGTACCTAGAGGAGACAATGCTCTCGTTCCCTCAATTTAGCTTTATCTCAATGACTTTTCTCATGTATTAATCTACACAGGTAATATAAGGGGGACTGCATAATAGCAGAATTCATCAGTAAAATCAACGGATGAAATTCTCCACCTAGAAGAGACTGAGAAGTTGCCTTCTGGTAGTCAAGATGATGTGTAACAGAAGTGCCTTAGAAAGACTTTGGAACACTTGTATATACATAGGCATCTTGTAACTAGTTGTAGTTTGACAATTGCATAGTGTATAGCAGCCTCTTAATTTGGTTGCAGTTAAGGAGGCAGAACTGGGAATGCTTTCAAAAGGCTTAGCCtcagcctccttctcctcctctctcttggCTGGCTTCTTTAGCTGATAGCAACTATAGTAGTAATAAGTGAGTTTAAGGTGAGAGGTCTTAAGTCCTCTTCCTCTGAGGTCAACATGTGACTCCATGAAAATGAGTTTCAGTCCTCTGCCTTAGCATCTGCCCTTTGGTTTTTAGATGGAGGAATTAGAGGATGCTGCTGTAAGTTGCAAAAGGTCAGGAGAGTGAGCTGTTCTGGTGTTCAGGCATCCTTGTAGTGAGGTTCTGTGTCCATTCCACCCAAGTTGTTGGTAAAAACCTTTATATTTAATCTCTTGCTATATATTCTAATTAAATATCCatctgtaaaagctaattgatgttaattggtaaATGAACTATATTGCTAGTCTCTAATGGCTATCATCAAGGTGGTGGTGGGGTGTTAACCAATGATATGGAGATATACCAACTCTTAATCATACCTCTAGAATACTGACAGCATAATGTAGCCAGACTGGACCTGGGAGAGTGAGCTAAAGATATACTTACTACTGGAAAATAAAAGCAGTTtggagatgaaaaataaaattccacaCCCTCCAGACTCTGTTTGGCAGTTCTTCAACAAATAGCTCTTACATGGATAATAAGCAGGGAGTATTCCAGGGTTTAGAGTATAAAATTAGGAGGCATAAGAGGGATGCTTACCATAAAGTAGGATGATATCTATTACAAAAAGACTGAAATCATTGTACTTGGTAGTTTAGTTAAAAAAGACAAACTTAAATCTCTGTTCCTTGTTCTAAAGAGGTTGGTGCTTGAGGTTAAGAAATGCCTAAGCAGATGAGACATCTTGTATCTCAGAAACTGAAAAGAACAAAACAGGCCATGTATATGGGGAAAATCTAAgtattttcaaagagatgtttTATACTGTCCATGACTGAGGTagctattttctttaaaaagctttttttttttaaaagtccctaGATTTTGAACTGAGTCCAATATTCTCATGAGGAATAGGTGGCCAGGGACTTCAACTAAATCCAGaagctagaaataaacactccAGTGTTTCCAGTGCCAGTGGGATCATGGACACCTGAAAGGGTACAGCCAAAATGATGTGCCCAGCAGTGTCACATCTGACAGTCTAGCAGAGCAACACCACCTGAACAACATTCAACAGAAATTACACAAAGAACAGTAAGGGATCATCATAtagtggaaaagaaaatatagtgGAACAGGCAATACAGTAGAACAGGTCTAGTAGTCCTTGCAAGCTGATGGTAGTCCTTGTAGCAATAGAGGCATGAGATACTCCTGACCTTTAGACTTTGGCCACATgtgtggtatatatatatatatatatatatatatatatatatatatatatatatatatatatgtatatatatatatatatatatatatatacatatatatatacatatatatatatgtatatatatatacattttcgCATGTGTGTTCCCTATGTGTGCTCACTCTTATCGTTGACATAATCTATGTTTGTGGGAGAATGTTCTCTAGGTTTATTAAAGCTTTGAACTAATTGCATCATCTGACTAACTAATAAAATAAAGACATCTGTGGGGGCTcatgaaataaattttttgagtggatttgaattcacattatACCTTGAGCCTTAAGATAGCCATCTCTGAGGGGTCTTCTGTACGAGGTGACTAGTATCCCCAGGAGCTACACTTCTCCAATTTTGTGTCATTTCTGACACATTACCATACTGTGCTATCTATACATAGCTGGCACAAAGTAGCTATTTAACAATTGCTTATTAAGTGATTAGATGATTCATTGATGCTTGGTATATAGCATATTATTTCACTGTATCCATCTAATATTCAGGTATTCAAATGGACTGAAAATCTCATTGATGTGAGTATCCCTCCAACAATGAAGATCATAATCCATTCATCCTTCCAACATGTGCCACCATGTCCTTACAGTGAGAAGgaccttcctcaatttcttttcacATTAAGCAGATACCAATGGAACACAAAGACAGTACaataatttccttctctcttccaacAGGACCAATCCATGTTCTTTTCCTctcatacatttatttatttaatgataTCCTTTACTCCTTTCATCCTTCATAATTGCTTGTTTGTTATATGTTGAAACCTGCTCATACTCACCATAAGCCTCTCCATAGCTTTCATAAAATGTTCAATTTCAAAGCTTTGGAGACTGTAGAGTTCCATTATTTATAGCTTAAAATGCTAAAAGAATATTGGCATTTCAAAAAttgggcctttgtttcaggaagagAAGATTGGGGTCATTAAAAACTTTTTGTGATTTTTCCAAATTCAATCTagctctgtctcctcctcctagTCAATTCAGGCCCAATTCATTCTCTAATTGCAGTGTTTCTCTAAGATATATATAAgtgtttgtatttatataataatataacattattatatagtatacatatatgtatgtgtaaatatgtatataagtatgtatttatacacttatatgtatttataaatgcatatatgtatttatacacatatataaatatttctacatacacatgtatacatgtatgtatattctgGGGTAAGCAGATGGCAAGAATTACACAGTTTTTAGATAATCTATAAACATTAACTTAGCTATTGAAACTCTAAATGTAAGGCCCAAGGACCAATGAATGAGCATATTACCATAAGCATTAAATTATATTAATCTTGGCATTTTCTCTATAAATGAAacaagaagacagaaggaagttGCGGCTAAATGGAAGCATGGCTCTTAGGTCCTCTTtggtgaagaaaatgaaggaaacagCAAAGTAACTACAGGCACAAAACATAATTTCATTAGATTTTGGTCATTTCATATTGCAATACATGTAATAATTATCGGCCAAAAAATGAACTCGTTattagaaaataattgtaaattatGTACCAATATCTGTTGCAGAGGATGAAGAGACATTCTATAAAGTTCAAAGACCTTTCAAATCAAATTAACATATATTTTGATATTCCATTATTTCAGTTCAAATGTAGGAATAAGTGAAGACAGTGGAAAAATATATTGGTAAATATAGGTCAACAATGAGGACTGAGAGAAGTCAAAGATTTGTAAACTACGTGGAATCTCATATCATGGTTACCTTCTTTGAGAAAATAATTGGAACTGGGCATGAAGAGTACATGACATGAGTATACATTACAAAATGAAATTAGTTATACTCAACATTTATGAAATTATTCAGACATAATACATcttaaagtaataaaaattacatttgaatCAGGCTTTAAGATTTAGagagcactttatatacattatctcatttgagtctcacaacaattctgtaagGTCTATACTTTAACTacactattttataaatgagaaaagtgagactcagagaggttatgtgatttgctcatggtcaagAGACAGTAAATgccagaggtgggattttagttcaagtattcttgatgacaAATTAACAAGGTACACAGTAGATCAAACTGTCTCTCCAACAACCTCCATAGTTGGAgggtttgctttaaaaaaaaagtctgataaGTTTATTTTACTGACAAAGGAAACACCTTTAAGTTGCATGGGTAATTTATCTGTGGCTGAAAATAAAGTTCCTGCCTCCTTTGGTCTGCTACAGCTGAGTTATCACTATTTTAGTGCTGTAATTTGTTTTATAGGGTAATAATTAACAGGACAAGTCTGTTGCCAAGAAAGTAAATCAcattttgctgttttcttcttttcttataagATACAATTCTGTTCTTTAATTAAAGAGTAAGTTTCAAGGGCACTATAATCTGGTGAATCTGTGGAATATTTTAGCAAGGGAAAACGTGCTGAAATCTTCAATGCACAATTAATTCCTTCTTCTAAAGTGAGAATTAGTACAGGTGacattaaaatgaattattttctttaaaatgtcctACTAtcttcatctcccttctctgtacaactcccccatccctcctctctttctctctcccttccctcataAATAAATTGTATTGCTTCCAAACCAAATACTATATGAGACACttctataacaaagaattttaggACTGCAAcagcttagagatcatcaaatccaatcctctgcttttacagatgagaaattgagatccaaagaggagaaataccttgtccaaggccacatagtTTGCTAATAACAAAGGTGGTGCAAAAAACCAGGTATCCTAACTCCCATCTGGAATCTCTTTCCACTACTTCACACTATTTACTGAACAATACTTCTTCCTGAGCCTCCTTCTTATTAGTTTGTCTCTAAACTCAGGGTTCCTCATTGTCTATACattctccatatatatgtatacatatacacatatatacacacatacatatatgtacatatacacatatgtatatacagacatatgtacatatactcatatatctatgtatttagTCAGAACCACCTTTCAACTCTACCTTTCTCTTGCCCTCATCATCCCGAGATTTCAATTgcttcctcatttcctttccttctcatacAAATGGTTGTTCTTTCCTTATTGTTTTTTAGCTAGGAGTATTCCCAGTTCACCCTGTCTCCTCGATGCCTGCACCAtaaccttcctccctcctttcttcctctcctcattcTTGGAGGTTCTTGGAGCATCCACTCTTTATACCAGAGCTTGTCTCAGTCCCTGAACCTACTGTTATTCTGCTGGAGGGAGGCGGGAGAAAAGAGTTGGGGGCGCGGCCAAGAGACTAAACTGCACCTCTCAGATCCAAAGCTCTGTTGCTTGACGTCACAGAGACTTGTCTGTCAGCCTCCTGGAGggcactctctctcactctccctttctctcttcttctatcTCTCACTCACACACGGAGAGCGGGAAGCAAAAACACCAACGATTACTGTGAGCTAGCTCAAACTCGTGTTACCTCTTGCTCACACACTGAACCAGTCACTAACAAGACAAGGACCTTCTGGGAGGACAGCAGGAGCTTCAGGACTTATGTGAGAGCAGTCCCCATGCAAAACGAGCTTCTGCATCCCTGATTTGCCCAGGTGAGTGTCCAAACCGCCTTTAAAGAGTTTAGGAGGGTGGACTAGGGGATGAAAGTGCCATATGCCAATGTAAATCTCCATTGCCACTTTTGATCTGGCTGCTCCAGAAGCctgagaaggaaaacaaggtTTTCCATTTGGTTTCTGAGCTCTAGAGCTCGGGTAGTCCTGTTAGTGCACTGTATCAGAAACTTCGCTCGTCAGCACCATGGACAGCAATCCGGTACCCACTTGGGTGTGCTTTGTTTTTGAACTGCAAAGTGGGAAAGACACCAGCTTGTTTTTACAATGCAACACCCTCCCGCGTGAATATGTCCACACGTGTATGCACTGGATGTATATTCGGTTGCACACACGTGATTATTATATGTGCATGTGAGCACGAACACTATCAGTTTTCatgagtaaataaaaatatgtactATATGTGGGCGTATTTTCTCATTATccatgtcctctctctctctctctgctctgggtTTCGAGGGTGGgatacgttagggttaggggagcCACTTCACTTGTTGGAAGTTGCCAGGGCATTCTGAACTGCACACCTGACACCTGTCTTTCTCCTTCGGTGCAGGCTGCAGCTCCGGGCCAGTATGAACGTGAGTGCCACTTCCCTAAACGACTCAGGGGCTGTGGATGCAGCAGCAGTTGCTGTGGAAGGAGCAGCGACAGCAGCAGCATCTGACACAACTCGGTGGTTGCCCCCCGGGAGTTCGGCACTGGGCAGTGGCGCCAATGGGTCCCTGGAGCTCTCATCGCAGCTGCCTGCGGGCTCGCCTGGGCTGCTGCTGTCAGCCATCAATCCATGGGATGTGATGCTGTGTGTGTCCGGCACTGTGATTGCTGGCGAGAATGCACTGGTGGTAGCCATTATCTCCTCCACACCAGCGCTGCGCACGCCCATGTTCGTGCTGGTGGGGAGCCTGGCCACCGCTGACCTGCTGGCGGGCTGCGGGCTTATTCTCAACTTCGTGTTCCAGTATGTGATTCCTTCTGAGACCGTCAGCCTGCTCACTGTGGGCTTCCTGGTGTCCTCATTCACTGCCTCCGTCAGCAGCTTATTGGCCATCACAGTGGACCGCTACCTGTCGCTTTATAACGCTCTCACTTACTACTCGGAGCGGACCCTACTGTGCGTTCATCTCATGCTGGCGGTGACCTGGGGGGTGTCCCTATGCCTGGGGCTCCTGCCAGTGCTTGGCTGGAATTGCCTGGCTGACCGTGCCTCTTGCAGTGTGGTCCGACCACTCACTCGCAGCCACGTGGCGCTACTCTCCACCACCTTCTTCGTCGTCTTCGCCATCATGTTGCACCTTTACGCTCGCATCTGCAAAGTGGTTTGCCGCCACGCTCACCAGATAGCCCTGCAGCAGCACTTCCTGGCCCCACCTCACTATGTAGCCACCAGAAAGGGGGTTAGCACTCTAGCCATAGTCCTTGGGACTTTTGGAGCCAGCTGGCTCCCTTTCGCCATCTACTGTGTGGTGGGCACTCATGAGTACCCTTCAGTGTACACGTATGCCACCTTGCTCCCTGCCACCTACAACTCCATGATCAACCCCATCATCTATGCCTATAGGAACCAGGAGATCCAGAGGTCCATGTGGCTCCTCTTCTGTGGTTGTTTCCAGTCCAAAGTGCACTTCCGCTCTAGGTCCCCCAGCGATGTGTGAAAGggtcctctctcctccctcccagtaCTACACAAGTTGACAATATTGGTGAACAACACAGTGCCTGTTGATGAACTTCTAGACCCATTAGTGTGAAagtctcttttaaaaaaacctaaaCCAACACAAAAGCTCACCAAGAAAACATGCTTCAGGTTAGCACTTTATATATACAGTGTATATATTCATgtagatatatacaaatatttgtatCTTCTGAAAGTGTTCAGGGTATTGAGCTTACAATtctgtgagaaaaaaaatgtggttGTATACCAAAATTGTACATCACATTTGTGAAGTGAAGACATTCCAATACTGCTTAATTATAGCACTTTATTTCTAGCTGCTGAACTGCCAGAACAGTGTTGCCATGTTAGAAAGCAGGGGAAAGAAAGTAAAATGTTGTATTTTTGTTGTATGTGATAGTATATTTTGCTGCACACATCGATAAATTACAACATATtttgtacacaaataaatacattaaatgtgtatttgtgtatgtgtctaATTGCAAACCCAATATTTTAAGTCTGATTcattaaagtattttgaaaagctTGGTACTGCAGTTTTCCAtctaatgatatttttaaaatgaacattgggtcttaatatttttattttggttaaCTTAATTATGGTAGATAAATCAGACATAACACACTCAGGTAATAATAATGTCGCagattctcagagttggaaagaaccttaaagatTATTTAGTTTAATAACTGTTAGTTCAAGGAATTACCTCTACAGTACATAGACAGGTGGTTATCCAACTTCCCTTGGCAACATCCTCCTGATAGAAGAAATCTACTCTTTTCCAAGACAGCATGACAGCCTTACAAATATTTGAGGACAATTTTTATGCATGAACCCTCCCCATATGTACACACTTGACAACATTACCACTTCCTCCAAATAATCTTTGTATAGTTCCAAAGGGAGGCTTCAAAAGTCCTTTCTTTTGCATATCAGTTCTTAAATCTTATGGTGTTATTGATTAAATACTAAGCTGTGGAGTATGGGGACAAGCTATTGAAAACCAAGACACAAATATCAACACATTCTTCTCTCATGCAGCTGTCACCTTCCAATCTGTCTGGGGAAAACTTAAAGTGTTCAAAGTTCATATTGATTTAATAGAGTAATGATGGCTAGATCCTACAAGAGTAAATTGTTCCAccttgaaaaataaatcaattcttCTAGGTCAGGATTCCAAGGTACTATTTAGTACACTACATAAGGGTGGTAGAAACAGGGAGGTTTGGAAAGTCACAGCCCACTAAATCTAAAACACTTCAAACCACAGTTCATCTAGCATTTCTAAAATCATTTGTATAAATTATTTGTCAAATGGCTACCTATGTACCTACCAAGAACATCTTGAAACCAGtggggatttttttaaacttgaaaacAATTCTGAACTGTTTGAAAGAAATATGCCTGTGTGAATCCAATGAATCACTGATGTAGgtaaattttagaaaatatacatacatattgacATGGACAAGCAGTTTGTTCCCAAGAGACTCAAAacactttttcttttaatactttCTATAAAATTGGACTCTGGAAGATAAACATTCTTGTTTACCCATGAAGTCATTTGCTCCAGAAGAAGTCATCTTTCTAGTCTAAATCAACAGCATCCAACACTATTTCTATCCAATTAACAACTAGAGTAGATCCAAGTGGGCTAAAATAACAAAGGAATGGAATGTCAGATCTCACTCTACATTTGCCAAAATTTATTATGagggtgaaaaaaaaagatggaatacAAAGGATAACAGAGGGCCAATGGCTTAAGgcatttttaattaaagaaaaatatcttaCAATTAGGCAAAAATACCTTAATAGTAGCAAGGAATTTGACCAGAATCCAAATAATATTTCCAaccaaaatattaagatatagaTAAAAGAATCTGGCTTCTGGTTTTTTCATATCATTATACTTTATCAAAAATCTCAAAATTGGAAATTACCTCAGAGATCCTGTAGTCAAATTTTTGCCTAAATAAAGAAGCCCTATACAAGGCCTCCATCAAATAATGATAAAGCCTTCATTTGAAGATTTCCAGGGAGGGAAACACATCACCTCCCAAGGTGGCAGCCCGTTCCACTGTGGATCtgttttaattgttaggaagcttttcctcatATCATGTTGAGATCTCCCCTTTGGCAATTTCTATCAATTGTTCTCAGTCATGGGCCTAACAGAAATGGTAGGAAATCCCAAAAATATGAAGTTAAAAGAAGCAGATTTATTCTTGAGCACAGATCTTCCTTACTAAATAGTTGTCTCAGTTCAACAATATCACAAACATGACATAAAAAGCCCTggaaatacaataataatagtagcttgTTTTCATACAGTTCATCTAGTCTTGCAATGTCTCCATATTTGGCAATGAGGTGATGTAGCAAATAAAATGCCGAGCCCAGGagcaaatttcacctcagacacttattaggtttgtgacttgggcaagtcacttaacttctatctgcctccgtttcctcacctttaaaatagtGACAATAGGAGTAACCAGGGGGTACAATGatatagagcactggccctggagtcaggagaacctgagttcaaatctgacctcgctGTGTgaagttgggcaagtcactgaaccctgattgcctcacctgTCCCCtccaaaaatacaataaaatagggACAATTTAGCACATACCTCCAAGGGTggatatgaggatcaaattaaatctttgaaaaatgcctggcatgtagtaggcttaataaatacttgttcccttttcCACTatttcattggatcttcacaacaacccaatgAATTAggtattattttcatctttatttaatAGGTATAGTAGAAACAATATCTCAGTCCCATCCGCCATGCAATTAGTTTTTTGTCTAAAAGTATTGAGACTATCCATGAAACTTGGTTGATTCAAGGCATTGGAAAACTCAGGCTGTTGGTATCACTTTCTCAGCATCTAAATACAAAACAAACCTGAGGAGCACCCTTTCTGGTGCTTGGCTAGTGGAAAATGGTGGGAATGTCATTCAGCTGAATTAAATTGAGGCATACTCAATGTCTATCCTCCTCAAGAAGCTTTCTCCTGTGATGGTTAAGTTAATCTCTTATTAACTTTTGAATTATCTCTAAGTGTCCCATTTTGTTCTAATATCTAACCTAAACTATCATAGGACTGACCAGAGGCATACCTCGCCCACAACAagaggtgggaaaactgaggcttagaaagattAAGTTATTTACCCAGAGTAACACAACAAAATGTCCAagataaaatttgaattcagatctcccttATTCCAAGcccatccactataccatgc
The DNA window shown above is from Notamacropus eugenii isolate mMacEug1 chromosome 2, mMacEug1.pri_v2, whole genome shotgun sequence and carries:
- the GPR6 gene encoding G-protein coupled receptor 6 — its product is MNVSATSLNDSGAVDAAAVAVEGAATAAASDTTRWLPPGSSALGSGANGSLELSSQLPAGSPGLLLSAINPWDVMLCVSGTVIAGENALVVAIISSTPALRTPMFVLVGSLATADLLAGCGLILNFVFQYVIPSETVSLLTVGFLVSSFTASVSSLLAITVDRYLSLYNALTYYSERTLLCVHLMLAVTWGVSLCLGLLPVLGWNCLADRASCSVVRPLTRSHVALLSTTFFVVFAIMLHLYARICKVVCRHAHQIALQQHFLAPPHYVATRKGVSTLAIVLGTFGASWLPFAIYCVVGTHEYPSVYTYATLLPATYNSMINPIIYAYRNQEIQRSMWLLFCGCFQSKVHFRSRSPSDV